The Chitinophagales bacterium genome has a window encoding:
- the rpoB gene encoding DNA-directed RNA polymerase subunit beta translates to MAVPQKRTASGRINFGEIHDVADTPDLLAIQLGSFQDFFQLETTPDKRNNEGLFRVFKENFPITDTRNIFVLEFLDYFIDPPRYKIEECMERGLTYSVPLKAKLRLSCNDEEHVDFETIVQDVFLGNIPYMTPRGTFVINGAERVVVSQLHRSPGVFFGQSVHPNGTKIYSARVIPFKGAWMEFATDINNVMYAYIDRKKKFPVTTLLRSIGYETDKDILELFGMADEVKVDKKALAENVGRRLAARVLRSWTEDFVDEDTGEVVTIERNEVVLDRDNVLDEENIEMILDMGIDTVFLQKEEVSGDFSIIYNTLNKDTSNSELEAVQHIYRQLRGSDAPDDETARGIIEKLFFSDKRYDLGEVGRYKINRKLGLEIDLNKKVLSKEDIISIIKYLVRLTNGKAEIDDIDHLSNRRVRTVGEQLFAQFGVGLARMARTIRERMNVRDNEVFTPIDLINARTLSSVINSFFGTSQLSQFLDQTNPLSEITHKRRISALGPGGLSRERAGFEVRDVHYSHYGRLCTIETPEGPNIGLISTLCVHAKINDMGFIETPYRKVKEGKVNLKTSQYLSAEEEDDAKIAQANVPLDDKGNFIDDKIRSRQTGDFPILEKEEVEYMDVAPNQIVGLSASLIPFLEHDDANRALMGSNMQRQAVPLILPQVPIVGTGLEAKAARDARIQIHAEGNGIVEYVDANEIHVRYERDEKQRLVSFEDDLKVYTLTKYKKTNQSTSITLRPCVRKNQKVKEGDFLTEGYATKDGELALGRNLKVAFMPWKGYNFEDAIVISERVVRNDLFTSIHIDEYELEVRDTKLGEEELTPDIPNVSEEATKDLDENGIIRIGAHVGEGDILIGKITPKGETDPTPEEKLLRAIFGDKAGDAKDASLKASSGTEGVVIDKKLFQRVKKDKNAKVREKAALENIEKVHDKNLGELLNLLIDKLMVLLKNKNSAGVTNNFGELLISKGGKFNSKTLGSIDFMNVNPLGWTGEEDTDEQINLLLHNYNIKYNEELGRYKREKFNLSIGDELPTGVLKLAKVYLASKRKLKVGDKMAGRHGNKGIVAKIVRDEDMPFLEDGTPVDICLNPLGVPSRMNLGQIYETILGWAGEKLNERFATPIFDGASVSQINEAIKNANLPDYCHTYLYDGETGERFDQKATVGIIYIIKLHHLVDDKMHARSIGPYSLITQQPLGGKAQFGGQRFGEMEVWALEAYGASNILQELLTLKSDDIIGRAKTYEAIVKGDNIPKTGIPESFNVLVNELRGLGLELKFD, encoded by the coding sequence ATGGCAGTACCACAAAAAAGAACCGCATCCGGCCGCATCAATTTTGGTGAAATACATGATGTTGCCGACACTCCGGATCTACTCGCAATTCAGCTCGGATCTTTCCAGGACTTTTTCCAATTAGAAACCACGCCGGATAAGCGTAACAATGAAGGCTTATTCCGTGTATTCAAGGAGAATTTTCCCATTACGGACACCCGTAACATATTCGTGCTCGAATTCCTGGATTACTTTATCGACCCCCCAAGGTACAAGATAGAGGAGTGTATGGAGCGTGGCCTTACATATTCAGTGCCTTTGAAGGCCAAATTGCGCCTGAGTTGTAATGATGAAGAGCACGTTGATTTTGAAACTATCGTTCAGGATGTGTTCCTGGGTAATATCCCATACATGACCCCTCGCGGTACGTTTGTAATAAATGGTGCTGAAAGGGTAGTAGTATCTCAGTTGCACCGTTCTCCGGGCGTATTCTTTGGTCAGAGTGTTCACCCGAATGGCACTAAGATATACAGTGCAAGGGTTATACCTTTCAAAGGTGCGTGGATGGAGTTCGCTACAGACATCAATAATGTTATGTATGCGTACATCGACCGTAAGAAAAAATTCCCTGTAACAACGCTGTTACGTTCCATAGGCTACGAAACGGATAAAGACATACTGGAATTGTTTGGTATGGCTGATGAGGTGAAGGTAGACAAGAAAGCACTGGCAGAAAATGTTGGCCGCAGGTTGGCTGCACGCGTACTGCGCAGCTGGACTGAGGACTTCGTTGATGAAGATACCGGTGAAGTGGTAACGATTGAGCGTAACGAAGTAGTGTTGGACCGTGATAATGTGCTGGATGAGGAGAACATCGAAATGATACTGGATATGGGTATCGATACAGTCTTCCTGCAGAAGGAAGAAGTAAGCGGCGACTTCTCTATTATATACAATACATTGAACAAGGACACTTCTAACTCTGAATTGGAAGCAGTTCAACACATCTATCGCCAGTTGCGCGGTTCTGATGCACCGGATGATGAAACAGCTCGTGGTATCATCGAGAAACTGTTCTTCAGCGATAAGCGTTACGATCTGGGCGAAGTTGGTCGTTACAAGATCAACCGCAAATTGGGCCTGGAGATAGATCTGAACAAGAAAGTTTTAAGCAAAGAAGATATCATCTCTATTATTAAATACCTGGTGCGTTTGACCAATGGTAAGGCAGAGATCGATGATATTGACCACCTGAGCAACCGTCGTGTACGTACGGTAGGCGAACAATTGTTTGCCCAGTTTGGCGTAGGTCTGGCACGTATGGCACGTACTATCCGTGAGCGTATGAACGTTCGCGATAACGAGGTGTTCACGCCGATCGACCTGATCAATGCTCGTACATTATCTTCTGTTATTAACTCGTTCTTCGGAACATCTCAGTTGTCTCAGTTCTTAGACCAGACCAACCCGCTGTCTGAGATCACGCATAAGCGTCGTATCTCTGCACTCGGACCCGGTGGTCTGAGCCGTGAACGTGCAGGTTTCGAGGTACGTGACGTACACTACAGCCACTATGGTCGTTTGTGTACTATTGAAACTCCGGAAGGTCCGAACATTGGTCTGATATCTACGCTTTGCGTACACGCCAAGATAAACGATATGGGCTTTATCGAAACACCATACCGTAAAGTAAAAGAAGGTAAAGTAAACCTGAAAACTTCTCAATACCTGAGTGCTGAGGAGGAAGACGATGCTAAGATCGCACAGGCCAACGTGCCACTGGATGATAAAGGAAACTTTATTGACGATAAGATACGTTCAAGGCAGACAGGTGACTTCCCGATACTGGAAAAAGAAGAAGTAGAATACATGGATGTGGCTCCGAACCAGATTGTTGGTTTGAGTGCCTCTCTGATCCCGTTCCTGGAGCACGATGATGCCAACCGTGCGCTGATGGGATCGAACATGCAACGCCAGGCTGTACCGCTGATATTGCCGCAGGTGCCGATAGTAGGTACCGGCCTTGAAGCTAAGGCAGCACGCGATGCACGTATACAGATACACGCTGAAGGTAATGGCATTGTTGAGTATGTAGATGCTAATGAGATCCACGTACGTTATGAGCGTGATGAGAAACAGCGCCTGGTGTCATTTGAAGATGATCTGAAAGTATATACATTAACTAAGTATAAGAAAACCAACCAGAGCACGAGTATCACCCTGAGGCCTTGCGTTCGCAAAAATCAGAAGGTGAAAGAAGGTGACTTCCTGACCGAAGGTTATGCAACCAAAGATGGTGAGCTGGCACTGGGACGTAACCTGAAAGTAGCATTTATGCCATGGAAAGGTTACAACTTCGAGGATGCGATAGTAATAAGTGAGCGCGTGGTACGTAACGACTTGTTTACATCAATACACATCGATGAGTATGAACTGGAAGTGCGTGATACTAAACTGGGTGAAGAAGAGCTGACACCGGATATACCTAACGTATCAGAAGAGGCTACAAAAGACCTGGATGAAAATGGTATCATCCGTATTGGTGCACACGTAGGCGAAGGTGATATTCTGATAGGTAAGATCACTCCTAAAGGAGAAACAGATCCTACGCCTGAAGAAAAACTGCTGCGTGCCATATTTGGTGATAAGGCCGGTGATGCAAAAGATGCGTCACTGAAAGCTTCGAGCGGTACAGAAGGTGTGGTTATAGATAAGAAACTGTTCCAGCGTGTGAAGAAAGACAAGAACGCAAAAGTTCGTGAAAAAGCGGCACTGGAAAATATAGAGAAAGTACACGATAAGAACCTGGGTGAACTGCTGAACCTGCTGATAGACAAGCTGATGGTATTGTTGAAGAACAAGAACTCAGCCGGTGTTACCAACAACTTTGGTGAGCTGCTGATCAGCAAAGGTGGTAAGTTCAACTCTAAGACTTTAGGTTCTATCGACTTCATGAACGTTAACCCTCTGGGTTGGACAGGTGAAGAAGATACTGATGAGCAGATCAACCTGCTGTTGCACAACTACAACATCAAATACAACGAAGAACTGGGACGTTACAAGCGTGAGAAGTTCAACCTGAGTATAGGTGATGAGTTGCCAACAGGCGTGTTGAAACTGGCTAAAGTTTACCTGGCCAGCAAACGCAAGCTGAAAGTAGGTGATAAGATGGCGGGTCGTCACGGTAACAAAGGTATCGTTGCCAAAATAGTACGTGATGAGGATATGCCATTCCTGGAAGACGGAACTCCGGTTGATATATGTCTGAACCCGCTTGGTGTACCTTCGAGGATGAACCTGGGCCAGATCTACGAGACCATATTAGGATGGGCAGGTGAGAAGCTGAACGAAAGGTTTGCTACACCGATATTTGACGGTGCTTCAGTAAGCCAGATCAACGAGGCTATCAAGAACGCCAACCTGCCTGATTACTGCCATACTTACCTGTATGATGGTGAAACAGGGGAGCGTTTCGACCAGAAAGCAACTGTTGGTATCATATATATCATCAAGCTGCACCACCTTGTAGACGACAAGATGCACGCACGTTCTATCGGACCATACAGTCTCATTACGCAACAACCATTGGGTGGTAAAGCTCAATTCGGTGGTCAGCGTTTTGGTGAGATGGAGGTATGGGCACTGGAAGCATATGGTGCGTCTAACATACTGCAGGAACTGCTGACTTTGAAATCAGATGATATCATAGGCAGGGCTAAAACTTACGAAGCCATAGTTAAAGGAGACAACATACCTAAAACGGGTATTCCTGAATCATTTAACGTATTGGTGAACGAGCTGCGTGGTCTGGGTCTGGAATTGAAATTTGACTAA